The Xenopus laevis strain J_2021 chromosome 7S, Xenopus_laevis_v10.1, whole genome shotgun sequence genome includes a window with the following:
- the LOC121396603 gene encoding sialoadhesin-like: MHLKWIILLVFFEGWFPGSYSQNWAFTLPESIRALRGSCVEIPCTFTRPRDYENFNLVWYKEINLQLDYKIFNHRDPSDVNEHYRGRTFLVSNDPNSCSLRINDVQETGTYYPYIHGNCCVFATCQTVHVEVSDVPNEPSIEIPTDLTEGESVSISCSVEHTCPSSPPTLQWNKAGHKLTERQYKLKDGVRKVTTVMEYLPNCQDHGTELICDAIHPNWKISKKLAVLNIKYSPKNVRVISDGQKDIKVGDQVRLICASDANPPANYFYWHRYLRDNTKMWKKEHGQNLTETVRRDRKKYSCTAWNPLGTGDSKVLELQVLYDDKDVTIKGKNKIEEGKVLQLECHFSDYNTTNSHYSYSWYLNGNPVNGQTGRILQINNITKSRSGNYSCIVQNRGRSFYSPWFAVTVMSAQTGDDLPMGVIIGGVAGSVLVILLILGLYLFYRKSQKLEASGGRRVETNIQNVQPIERVYAALQMRHTDVYEDIM; the protein is encoded by the exons ATGCACTTAAAGTGGATTATTCTCTTGGTTTTTTTTGAAG GCTGGTTCCCAGGTTCCTACAGTCAGAATTGGGCATTTACCCTCCCTGAATCCATCAGAGCATTGAGAGGATCCTGTGTGGAGATTCCCTGCACCTTCACCCGCCCCAGGGACTATGAGAACTTCAATCTGGTTTGGTACAAGGAAATCAATCTTCAACTTGACTATAAAATATTCAACCACCGGGATCCCTCTGATGTGAATGAACATTACAGAGGTCGCACTTTCCTGGTCAGCAATGACCCAAACAGCTGCTCCCTGAGGATTAATGATGTGCAAGAAACTGGCACTTATTATCCCTATATACATGGAAACTGTTGTGTCTTCGCTACGTGTCAGACTGTACATGTTGAAGTCTCAG atgttcccaatgagccatcaatagagataccCACAGATCTAACTGAGGGGGAAAGTGTCTCCATCTCCTGCTCTGTAGAACACACCTGCCCCTCCAGTCCCCCTACTCTACAGTGGAACAAAGCTGGACATAAACTCACTGAAAGGCAGTATAAACTTAAGGATGGAGTACGGAAAGTTACAACTGTTATGGAATATCTCCCCAACTGCCAGGATCATGGGACTGAACTTATATGTGACGCTATACATCCAAATTGGAAGATATCTAAAAAACTGGCCGTTTTAAATATAAAGT attcaccaaaaaatgtaagagtCATATCTGATGGTCAGAAGGACATTAAAGTAGGCGATCAAGTGAGATTAATCTGTGCCAGTGATGCCAACCCTCCTGCAAATTACTTTTACTGGCACAGATACTTGAGAGACAATACTAAAATGTGGAAAAAGGAGCATGGGCAGAACCTAACTGAGACTGTGCGGCGGGACAGAAAGAAATATTCCTGCACCGCATGGAACCCACTGGGAACTGGAGATTCCAAGGTTTTGGAGCTGCAGGTTTTAT ATGACGACAAAGATGtcacaattaaaggaaaaaataaaattgaggAAGGAAAAGTCCTGCAGCTTGAATGTCATTTCTCAGACTATAATACAACTAACTCCCACTACAGCTACAGCTGGTATCTAAATGGGAATCCTGTGAATGGACAGACTGGCagaattttacaaataaataacattacaaaGTCCCGTTCTGGCAACTACAGCTGCATTGTGCAGAACAGAGGCAGATCTTTCTATTCCCCATGGTTTGCTGTCACAGTCATGT CTGCACAGACAGGAGACGATCTGCCAATGGGGGTAATAATCGGAGGTGTAGCTGGTTCTGTATTGGTCATACTATTGATTCTAGGTCTATACTTATTTTACAG AAAGTCACAGAAACTAGAGGCTTCTGGAGGCAGGAGAGTTGAGACCAACATACAA